The nucleotide sequence CCATGAAGAATGGGTACAACATATTGAAGAAATGAGAATTAACCATCCTTCTCTTCGATTAAAAGAAAAAGAAAACCTAACACAGCAATATATAATCAAGAAAATATCAGACATAACTCAAGGTGGCGCAGTAGTTGTAACAGGAGTTGGCCAACATCAAATGTGGACAGCTCAATATTATACTTTTTCACAACCAAATTCATGGGTAACCTCAGGCGGACTTGGAACTATGGGGTTTGAAGTCCCTGCAGCAATGGGGGCTCAGGTTGGAAAACCTGACTCCGTAGTATGGTCTATTTGTGGAGACGGTGGGTTTCAAATGACTTTAAGTGACCTTGCGACTATTGTTGAAAATAAATTACCAATTAAATTTGCGATCATGAATAACCATTTTCTAGGAATGGTTAGACAATGGCAACATTTATTTTACGAAGATACTTTTACAGCAACTGAATATTCCGGCAATCCTGATTTTGTTAAATTAGCAGAAGCGTATGGAATACATTCTTTTAGAGTGACAGAAAAATCTGAAGTTGATAACGCTATAACTGATGCAATGAAACATGATGGACCTGTATTAATAGACTTTATGGTTGATCATGAAGAAAATGTATACCCCATGATTCCACCCGGGGAGAGCGTTCAAGAAATCGTAGAAGAACCTACGGAGGAACCAACGTGGCGATAGGTGAGCATACTTTAGTTGCATTAGTTTTACATCAACCCGGTGTTCTCAATCGAATCTCAGGTATGTTTAGACGTAGGGGGTTTAATATTTCTAGTTTGTCAGTAGGACAAAGTGAATCTGAAGAGTTAGCTCGTATGACCTTTGTTGTTCAAGGAGATGATGCAATTGTTGAACAGGTTACAAAACAATTATATAAACTTGTTGATGTAGTTCGTGTTACGGATTTAGACGAAGATAATTCTATTGTGCGAGAAATGGCTCTCGTTAAGGTTTCTTCAACTAATCAGAACAGATCTGAAATCATACAGATAAGTGAAATATTTAGGTCGAAAATTGTTGACGTTGGTGCAGAAACGGTTGTAATTGAAATTACCGGAGACCAATCTAAGATAAATAGGTTTATTATTTTATTACAACCATTTGGAGTCAGAGAAGTTATGCGTACAGGGGCAGTTGCCATGTCGAGAGGCACTACTGTAACTGCTCAAATAGATAACAATGTTTCTGGTGCTTCAAGAGTTAATATTCGTCCAAAAGATTATGATCAAAATTTATAAAATAGAATTAGAGGTGTATTAGATGGCGGCAAAGGTATATTACGATAAAGATGCGGATAGTTCATATATTGCAGATAAAACTGTTGCAATAATTGGGTATGGTAGCCAAGGACATGCTCATGCTTTAAACATGAAAGACAATGGTGTAAAAGTTATTATTGGGTTGTATGAAGGAAGTTCAAGTTGGTCAAAAGCTGAAGATGATGGGTTTGAGGTTATGACTACCTCTGAAGCTACAGAAAATGCTGATATTATAATGATGCTCTTACCTGATACAAGCCAAGCAGAGGTTTTCAAAAATGAAGTAGAACCAAAGCTAACTTCAGGTAAAAGTATTGCTTTTGCTCATGGCTTTACTATTCATTATCAAACAATAGTTCCTAATTCAAACATTGACGTTTGGATGATAGCCCCTAAAGCTCCAGGGCATCGAGTTAGGGCAGTTTTTCAACAAGGAAATGGTGTGCCTTCTCTTATTGCTGTACATCAAGACTATACTGGTAATGCTAAAAATATAGCTCTTGCGTATGCACAGGCTATTGGTTCTATGAGAGCAGGGGTTTTAGAAACTACTTTCAAAGAAGAAACAGAGACTGACTTATTTGGGGAACAAGCTGTTTTATGCGGTGGAGTTACCTCATTAGTTCAATCTGCATATGAAACTATGGTTGAGGCTGGATATCAACCCGAATCAGCATATTTTGAAGTTATGCATGAATTGAAATTAATAGTAGATCTACTTTATGAAGGCGGTATGGAATATATGTGGTATTCAGTAAGTGATACAGCTGAATATGGTGGTCTTACAAGAGGCCCAAGAGTAGTTGATGAATCTGTTAAAGAAAATATGAAAAAAGTTATGGAAGAAATCCAAAATGGGACGTTTGCTAGAGAATGGATTACTGAAAATGACGAAGGTAGACCAACCTTTCATCGAACAAGAAAAGAAAATGCAAGCCATCCTATTGAATCGATAGGTAAAGATCTAAGGGGTATGATGCCATGGCTAAAGGATACCGTTTAATTTAATTAGGCAAGGTAGAACAGGGGAGATATTATGACAGATAAAGTGCTAATACTAGATACAACACTTCGTGACGGTGAACAAGCAGCTGGTGCAGCAATGACAATTGATGAAAAGTTTGAAGTTGCACAACAACTTGACCGACTGGGTGTAGATATTATCGAAGCTGGTTTCCCCATGAGTTCTCCTGGGGACTTTGCAGCAGTAAAGAAGATTGCAGATGAAATAAGACGACCTATTATAGCTGCTTTATCTCATGCAAATAATAAAGCTGTTGATAGGACATGGGAAGCAATTAAAGGTGCAGCTCATCCAAGAATTCATATATTTTTGTCAAGCTCTGACATTCATATTGCCCACCAACTAAAAAAGAATCGTGAGGAAGTTTTGGCAATGGCAGTAGATAATGTCGCTCGTGCTAAAGGGTATTGCGACGACGTGGAATTTTCTCCTATGGATGCTACTCGAACTGACCCAGAGTATTTATTTGGGATGCTTGAAGCATGCATAAATGCAGGCGCAACTACTTTAAATATTCCAGATACAGTTGGTTATGCAGATCCAAGAGAATTTGCAAGATTACTTGTAGACATACAAGAAAAAGTTCCCAATATAGACAAGGCAAGAATTAGTGTGCATTGCCATAATGATTTAGGTATGGCTGTGGCTAATAGTTTAGCTGCTGTAAAAGTAGGTGCTCGTCAAGTTGAAGGATGCATTAACGGTATTGGGGAAAGAGCAGGGAATGCTGCACTTGAAGAAGTTATTATGGCTCTCCATACTCGTAAAGATTATTATCAAGTCGAACTTAATATAGATCCAACACAGATATATAGGTCTAGTAGATTAGTTAGCGATATAACTGGATTCGCTATTCAGCCTAATAAAGCAGTAACGGGTGGAAATGCATTTCGACATGCATCAGGAATACACCAAGATGGATTACTCAAAGATCGAACTACTTATGAAATCATGGACCCTCAAATGGTAGGGTGGCCAAGTAG is from SAR202 cluster bacterium and encodes:
- the ilvN gene encoding acetolactate synthase small subunit, with product MAIGEHTLVALVLHQPGVLNRISGMFRRRGFNISSLSVGQSESEELARMTFVVQGDDAIVEQVTKQLYKLVDVVRVTDLDEDNSIVREMALVKVSSTNQNRSEIIQISEIFRSKIVDVGAETVVIEITGDQSKINRFIILLQPFGVREVMRTGAVAMSRGTTVTAQIDNNVSGASRVNIRPKDYDQNL
- the ilvC gene encoding ketol-acid reductoisomerase, with translation MAAKVYYDKDADSSYIADKTVAIIGYGSQGHAHALNMKDNGVKVIIGLYEGSSSWSKAEDDGFEVMTTSEATENADIIMMLLPDTSQAEVFKNEVEPKLTSGKSIAFAHGFTIHYQTIVPNSNIDVWMIAPKAPGHRVRAVFQQGNGVPSLIAVHQDYTGNAKNIALAYAQAIGSMRAGVLETTFKEETETDLFGEQAVLCGGVTSLVQSAYETMVEAGYQPESAYFEVMHELKLIVDLLYEGGMEYMWYSVSDTAEYGGLTRGPRVVDESVKENMKKVMEEIQNGTFAREWITENDEGRPTFHRTRKENASHPIESIGKDLRGMMPWLKDTV
- a CDS encoding 2-isopropylmalate synthase — protein: MTDKVLILDTTLRDGEQAAGAAMTIDEKFEVAQQLDRLGVDIIEAGFPMSSPGDFAAVKKIADEIRRPIIAALSHANNKAVDRTWEAIKGAAHPRIHIFLSSSDIHIAHQLKKNREEVLAMAVDNVARAKGYCDDVEFSPMDATRTDPEYLFGMLEACINAGATTLNIPDTVGYADPREFARLLVDIQEKVPNIDKARISVHCHNDLGMAVANSLAAVKVGARQVEGCINGIGERAGNAALEEVIMALHTRKDYYQVELNIDPTQIYRSSRLVSDITGFAIQPNKAVTGGNAFRHASGIHQDGLLKDRTTYEIMDPQMVGWPSSELVLGKLSGRHGLKSRLNELGYEPSDAELNRLFEEFKLLADKKREVTDRDLEALMKDQRRSFDETFTLDQIQVTCGDQGIPTATITVTGPDGASKTDAATGTGPVDAVYQAINRVINVDNELTEFSVKSVTEGIDAVGEVVIRIVSQEAEYVGRGADTDIIVASAKAYMNALNRLLSIGVTN